The following is a genomic window from Oncorhynchus kisutch isolate 150728-3 linkage group LG6, Okis_V2, whole genome shotgun sequence.
TACATGGGCAGAGTTTTGGCTATCCATGGTGACATCGCCATGTGGTAAATTAGTTACTAGACCAATAAAGAGAGCTCCAAACCTCTCTGTCAATAAGATAACAAATTGCGTTACTCCAattttacttcgatatgatggttattatatcaatatttgcgcataaaggcattTCCACTACTATTTCTCGCATATTTCATTTTACCGACAAAAAATCCCATCATGTCAAAACAAACAGTTTTtttcttaacctttatttaactaggcaagtcagttaagaacaaattcttattttcaatgatggcctaggaacagtgggttaactgcctgttcaggggcagaaggacagatttgtaccttgtcagcttggggatttgaacttgcaaccttttggttactagtccaacgctctaaccactaggctaccctgcagccctaTTTATACCAGAATTTCATGTTTCCATCAGCTGGGTTGTGACTTTTTTCATGCATCAAGTAATTAATCTGCATGAAATTGTTGGATGGATACGTGgatagtaaggtacttaattgttacccagaaataatttgatattgatataaaaacggCTGCAATGGGCCTTTAAGAATTCCATTTACAGGTGCTTAAGTTAAAGGGTAACTAAGCTATAATTATATCCTGTGAGTTGTGGGCAGGGCACGGCCCATTATTGTAGCATGAATGACAACGTATTAGCATACTCAACGGGAGACTTTTAATTTTCCCTCTGATTGTTTGATAGTAATTATAGCTTGCTTTATCGACCGCAACAGCTGCTCAATCATAGTAAAGATGAAGTATCGCATCACCCACGCCCCAATGTCTATTGAGATGTTGTTTGTGTAATGTTGTTGATACAAGAGCAGGGAGAATAGCATGGGAGGAGAGTGTGCTGTTCATGCATTAGAAACCATCAGTGTTACTCTAGATGAGCTCAGTGTTAAGACCGCTGTTACCTCCTTCGTTATCAGTGTTTCTACTTCGCTCTCTAATTTTTCACTTCTATTTTAGGGATATCACTGAAAGAGCCCATTATACAAATCAGTTGGCCGTAAAAATGCATCTTCCTTGCATCGTCCTTCTAGACAAGACTTCTCATTTCAATATCGTCTGTCTTCTTACAGCAATGTAGTACTGCAGAATAGCCAGAGTACAGTATCTTTCAATCTATTTTAGACTCAGGCTACATATTGGACACAATGTTGTCAGTCGGAACTTGActtatataactaactataactgtACAGTACAGGGCCCAGGGCGAGGGTTACTGACTCCTCGCTCTTCACACAGTATCAGTTCTGTTCCTGCAATACGATGTGTAATGATGTGCAGTGGCCCgtggcctgcctctctctctttctttccatctctccatctctctcactctgcctcatTCTTCCTTGCTCTCTCACATAACTGTGGAGCCATGCCTGTGTTTGAAGCGATAAGCCCAGgtcgctcacacacacaacacagagaggTCGGTCTTCCCATTAGTGATGCTGGCCTCATTGTGTCCACACAAAGAACATGCCCTGGGCTCTCCCTCCGTGGAACAGATCAGCTGCCTCTCTTAAGTCCTTTATTAATGGAATCGCAATCTCTCCATCAGCACCGAGTCCTCCGTTTATGTAACCACAGTACTGGAAACCCAGGTCCGGATAACCACAAGAGTACAGGCCATGGTGGGGGATCGTCAGATGTACATACTGGTGCCATGCGACCCTTTATCTGTAGTGCTAATGGAGTTTGCCAGGTATGGTCAGAGTCTTAGTGGTCACCAGCAAAACAGCTAACGTTTTGGTTTCATTGTATTTTACAGTTAGTCAGCTACAACTAATCAATATCTTGATGCTATGTGCCTAGAATACATTGAATAAGTGGTTCGGCTGGGTACACTCAAGGAGGGGataggataggaaacactgccTTACTATAGATATAATGACATGTACTCTAGCTATATGGGTCTGATTTATACGGGTGTCTCCTTGGTGACTAGGTGACCTGGTTTCTATGGTCTGTTGAGCTCCAACTCTCTCATCTGAAATGTACTCTTCTTCTAGCGATTCAATGGCCTCTACCTGGCTGGAGCACGGGTATAGCTTACTGTGACCCTGGCTGGGTTGGTTGGCGTTTCTGCGTCAGTGGTTGGTGTGCCATAGAAGTGAGCAGTTCTGTAATTGCTGATCACGCTCAGGACCTGGTATGGAGATAGGGCTGAGATGGGGGTCATTCATGAGAACCAGTCCTGTTTtccaattacatttttttaatggctTTATTAGTTTTGCTTAGTTCCGGGTCATTTGTCTATAACTCAGCCTGTGTCTCAGCTCTATTGAGCTGACCACGATGACTTCATAGCATGCAATGGCCAATGTTTCTTCATCCATTCCTGGGAGACCACAGTTTGACCACATTGATGAAGACTACAGAAGTACATCTAGACTGTCTGAAATCAAAGGGGGTGGGGGCATGCGGCCATGTGGTAAACTGGTTCTAATTACTGCTGACCAGAGCTGAAGTCATCAGGTTTGCAGGCTGAGCTCTTTCATCAGTATGGATCCCATTAGATTAACCAGTCTCCTGAGAGAGGGTCGGCCGGAGGAAGAGAACAGAGATGGATGGACACCTCTCACTTTAACTGTCGCTTGGATCTACACAGTGCCGTCCTCAGTCAACTGTTTTATGCCAAGTAGAGACACAATGGAATAGTGATTAAGTTAGCTATCCAGCAGATTTGTTGAAGATTGGTTCAGATATCTCCTCAGGAGATAAACTAATAATAACACGTATTGGTGGAGGACAAGTGTACAATAAGCTATAGATATAGCAGTACACACAATAACAAACATATTACCACAGATTGAGTGGTTCCATTACCAACCAGCTATGTTGACAGAAAACAACATCACCTAACAGGGAAACGGTTGTCAGGTTACATTGACAGAGTAGTTGAGATCTAGGCTAACAGCAGGGGGACTAACTTCAGTAAACACAATCCTAGCGCTGTTTGTTAACCTATTTGTGTGGAACAGATCCAGCCTCTGCAACCCATTCTCCACTCTCACCCGATCATCCTGTCATTATACACAGGCCTCTCTCTCGTATCCTGCTGTTTCCCCCCTGCAGATAAAATTACTGTAATCTGCTCATATCAGGCAAACAGAGAGAGTCCCTGCTAGCCAGCGGAGAGCTATCTAACTAGCATATTGCAGCTTTCACAGCTAATAACACCCCTAATGGGGTTATTTGTGCAATGCAGATTGGAAATGTTGACAAGGTGGTTAGATAAAGCTGGAGAGGGGTCGGTGTgctacagtaggttacagtagggaGGGTAAGGTATGGTTTATTCAACATTTGTAACCCAAGTATCCCTGACCATGTCAGAGCGTGGGAGTCATACCTGAGCAATTGGTGAAGTCTTGAAAAGTATAGAGATGATGGACTTATGTGGGGTATACAACATGATACCCAACTATCAGGTCTTTCTCTGGGTACCATGGAAACAGCTGTCCCAGTTCAGTGagtcaagacacacacacagtgaactaATAACACTAGTCTACTTCCCAATTTGAGTTGTTGAGGCAGTCACACAGCCATATAGGAATAATGAATAGGATAAACACCCTTTTCCCTCCTAGAGACATTTGTAGTAGGCTATAACAAGAGAACATATTAAAATACTTATGAATTCTACATGGGAAGTATTCAACATCGAGGATTTACCCAAACATGCTCCTCTTCAGTATTCAGCCCAGTAACATCAGATGCGAAGAGTCTTCTGGGAGAACTCTGCTATCACAAGGCCCACGCAAAACCCACTCGCTGACACCCTTACACTGCCTGATGACCCatttatgtgtgttgtgtgtgtgtgtgtgtgtgtgtgtgtgtgtgtgtgtgtgtgtgtgtgtgtgtgtgtgtgtgtgtgtgtgtgtgtgtgtgtgtgtgtgtgtgtgtgtgtgcgtgtatgcgtgtgtgtgtgtgtgtgttgtacccacATGTAGGTGTTCTGTGcaagtatacagtatgtttgtgtgggtggaGGTCACTGATGGGTGAAAATGGTTTTTGGAATCCTTTCATTTTACAAATCCTTTGTAGAAAACTTTTCTTCAAAGCCTGTTCAGATATCTGTCAGTACATTTGGAATCCATGTCCAACACTCACCCAAAATTGGTTGATTTTAGGGGAATGATAGTCAGGGCACAAAAATAGAATGGGTACAACAAACACAACTTCTGATTGGTTCTCCAAATGCAGACATGCGCTACAGTATCAAAGTCGTTCGGGTTAGCGTTAGGCCAGGTtagaccatcattgtaaataagatttttttttaaactgacctgcctagttaaataaaggttcaaataaaaatCTCAGCAAACTGCATCTCTGCCCAAAACTCACCAACACTTTTTGTTGAGGGCCAGGGAACATTACAATTGCATAGCTATTACACGGCATCATGTCAGATAGATTGTTGAAGCCATTTGGTGATGAGACATGACAATCCAATAGCTTTGCTGACAGTAATGGCTTCATTTAAATGCAGAACATTCACAGTGGCAAATCCACTTAAGTGACagatgttgtttttttacattccTTTTTAATACACAGCCAGAGAGCTGTCCTGATTCAGCCTTGTAAAGTGCCAGAGGACCCAAATACTCTAATCTGGTTAAATGTTTGCTCTGTGTGGAGAGCCTTCTGGTGGGTTACTGAGGCTCAATGGTCCGGATATGTGGTTAAACTCCCACTTGTCCCCAAGTGAATCCTGCTGGGCTgacaaatacagacacacacacagattcatagGCTCTCTCTGTAACACACtcatagagagacacagatatacatgtgtgcacacacacacacacacacacacacacacgcacgcatgcacgcacgcactgGTTTACACTTGTCATATTAATCTGCTTAATCTTTGCACCCTCATCCCCTtccccctcactcacacacagccagACCCACTCCACACCCTCACAGGATTCAGCTGATaacccctgtgtgtgtgggtctaaTCCTTCAAGTTGACAGACAGATGGTTATTAAGCACCGCTGTGCCATTGTTCTGAGGCCGGGTCTGTAGGAGCTCCATTGTCTTAGAAAAGTGCCTGCTCAAGTAATTTGGCAAAATATCTCCTATACTGTCAACAGGGACAATAGAgccagaggacagacaggggagcTGCGCTCTCTAGAGCACACATGATGGCTGCACAAATTATAGCTGGAATATGGGGGCTTAATGCGTTGTACAAAATGATGGCTAAAATATATGGGTTGTTCCAGTGAGGTTCAGCCATAGACCATATAAACAACTGTATTTCTCAGGCTTTGGTTATGGGCTGGGGAGTCTGTCCAGCCTAGCCTAATGTGATACATGAAACATAATGAGGCAAATGTAATGCAGATGTGTTGTAatgagtgagagaaaaaaatgggACATCGTTTAAAAAAAGAAGCCACAGACGATTTAGTCTCAAAAGCTTTATAACTGTAATTTTAGTCTAGATATTCTGTATAAAGACATGAGTGATGCTGTTAAGACATCTTTGGACATTCTATATGTCTGTAATTCCTGATGTCAGTGGTGAGGCACTCTTTCTGAGCTCAGTTATTGTGCACAAAATGGAGGGCACCAACATTTTTCTTTCAGACGTAATGGGGGGATGAAAGTGGGTTACATTGCACACTCCTCCTTGATCAGCACTTTAGccaactttttagctacttttccTCCAGACAAAGTTCATTTATCAGTTACGCAATGAGAGCCATGCTAGGAAGCTACCTAATGTACTGAGCCATGGACAGGAGCAGGAGCCATGAGAGGAGGCTTAAAGACAGAGAACATGGCCTGGCCTGTTCTGCACCTGACCGTGATCGCCCCCTAGGGttgaggaggagagatacaggactGAGGAGGCAGGTGGTTCTTCAAAATAAAACAGGCTGTAAAGGACTCACTACTACAGTAAAGGACTGACTACTACAGTAAAGGACTGACTACTACAGTAAAGGACTGACTACTACAGTAAAGGACTCACTACTACAGTAAAGGACTGACTACTACAGTAAAGGACTCACTACTACAGTAAAGGACTGACTACTACAGTAAAGGACTGACTACTACAGTAAAGGACTGACTACTACAGTAAAGGACTCACTACTACAGTAAAGGACTGACTACTACAGTAAAGGACTGACTACTACAGTAAAGGACTGACTACTACAGTAAAGGACTCACTACTACAGTAAAGTACTGACTACTGGAAAACATATGTCATAGctacacagacatacattttAGGTATAATGCAGAAGAAATCGTAGTTATCACTACAAAATGGAAACAGTCACATCCAATAAATAAAAATGACTTCAGCACACACTCCTGTACACTCTGCACATTTTATGATGTCAACATTTGTCAGTAGTATGACCAGTAAGACATTTTGTAAGTGCCAATAATAacacccagccccccccccccccccccccccccccagctgctcCCTTTCTGCCCAATAACTAGATGCTAAATTATCTCATGTAGATGACCTCAGTCCTGCAGAACAACATGTGTCATCAGgctctatctagctgtctgtgttTGGCTTATTGACCAGCTCAGGGCATTGAAAGGAAATCTTTAGGATCTAACTGATTCCCATGGTGGCCATAGGAGCCAATACCCCGATGAAGCTCTTCTTAATCAGGACCTGGTGAAGGCAGCTGACATCACTCTCATGCTGTTGTCCATGTGTCTTTGTTCGAGTGATGAGCTACATGTTTACTGTTTACAAAGCCAACTGTGTATGTGTCTTAGTGACAGGCACAAAAACTCACACTCTAGCCTCCCCCAGAGAAACATCCATCAAATTATACAGCCCACTATCCTTAAAGACAATCTTCCTTTTCAAAGGGTTGACCTTACCACTAAACTGACAATGCCACGGATGTGAAGAATGATTTTTAAAGTCAGTTTTTTACCATTCACATTGCCCAGTGAAATACCACCTGATTAAAAAACATGGGTGTGAGAGGGGGTGGAAGTGGGGAGACAGAGTAGCCCCTCCCCGTAGGGTTCCTTTCCCGCCCACTGAATTAGCGGCAGATTGCTCCTCCACGGTTGTGTCTGATTGGATAATGGAGGTTGGTTAGGTTGGATGATCTTCACAGGGGGTTGTGTATCTGGGTGAGATTACATTTTCTTTTGGAAATGAGatgaggagggaagggaggggttagATCCTGtgtgatccacacacacactcacagacagacacacacacacacacagatacacacacacagacagacacacacacagtagggtgAGTTAATCCGTTTCCAAACCACTTGCTCTTGCCCTGGGAACTGGTGCAAGTAACTAATTACTAACACCGATGAGCAATGCGGGTGACTCATATTTGCCATTTTGTACATTCAATGTTTCAATTGACGGTGGCCCTCGAATATAGAATTCTAAATAGGGCAGTTTAGGAACTAAATCGCTGGCAGATGACAGCAGCAAAGCACATCTGACAGTGATGGAAAACATAAGGTTTCATCCATATTGTATGAGACACATCATCCACAGACCGTCACTGTATACCTCACAGCACCATTACTCTTCTCTTCATCCTGGACCATTGGCTGATTGACCTCATGGGGCGATGCTGTTTTTCCTTCTATCCCTTCCATTTGTTAGGGAGATGGGAATAATCATTTACTTTGCCTCACGCTGAGAATATTATTAATAGTGAATCACTGTCCAGGGGGGAGTGTACGTGTCTGCCGGTGTGTTTGTTGGGAGGCGTGTGTCAGTCATTTACCCTGTCTTCACAGATGATGAAGCAGCACCAATATAAGCTGTTGACTACTGCTGAATAGAATATGAGGGTTGGTCCCAGATGGTATGTGCAGGGTTAGGGGGCGGATGCCTGTGTCACCGTCAGAGGGAGGCATATTCATGATTCAACAATGTTCTCCATCAAAGTGCTGTGGGCTCAGGGTCGTGTGGACAATATTACATTATTAGAATCCCGAGCTGAGCCCTCCGTCGAACAACTTTCAGTGCTCTCTGAACTCATCAGTCAATGTCATCTGTCAAAATGCTAATGTCAATGTGAGTTCTAATATAGACAATTCTATGAATGTAAGAAATGGCTTGCTATTTGATTTCAGTTACCTGGTTTGAAGTCTACATCCTTATTGTTGACATATTTTACACTCTTTTCCCTATTAAGACTAAAATACCACGAGCAAAGCCTTTGATGTCCTATATTACACACAAACAAATAATCCATGTTCCACTCAAACATGCAGACCAAAGATATGATCAACAGGGGTAAAAATTGAGTGAAATTCCATGATGGAGAAAGACATGTGAAGGGTGAAGCTTTGGTGTTGAGAGTGACCCATGTAAATGATGGTAGGATGTGCTGTATACCCTTCGGAAAAGCCACACTGTTCGAGGAATTCCCATTATTTAGACATATAGTTTCGTCACTCAGTCTTGGCCCATGTGCTCCCCCACACCTACTACAATCATCGTGTGCATCAAACGTATGAGGCCTCACCCTGTTAATTCTAAGCGATCCAGATGTAAAAACGAATGATGAAGTACTGTTGTTAAACCAGCCATAGACAATAAGATAGGAGTGGGATGAGTGGGATACTGTGAGAATTATCAGTGCGTCTCAGGAGTCTTAGAGGTGGGTAGCTGGGGATTCCCTATTTGACATTTGGAATATGGGCATGCCACACTGAAGGCAAGGTATCCCTATAAGAGGCAATATATTGTCTTTATCAGTATTCCACAATCAATGACCATAAAAAGTCTACCACTATAAAGTACTAATAACAAGTACTAATCTTGTTATTTTGCACATACAGCTGCTGTAGACACAAAAATAAATGCAGTAATGTTTATTAAAATCAGGCACTTATCTAGTGCTTCTTCCCTGAAGCTCCTCTGAAGGGGCTGGTGATGGCTCGAGAGAGGGCCCGAAACACCCTAACCAGGAAGGGGCATTTACGGGACTGGGGATCCTGTGCAGTAGGTGCAGGTATCAGGTCCTCCGTGGGCGGGGAAGCGGAAGGAACCTCTGAAACCaaaagtgtgcaatgctgtcataaacagctaatttgaagaatctcaaatatacatatagtctgatttgtttaacacttttttggttacaacatgattctatatgtgttattgtactatgtagaaaatagtaaaaactggagaaaaacccttgaatgagtaggtgtgtccaaacttttgactggtactgtatctttGTTCACTCTTGCCAAGGTCGTTACAAACTGGTCACATGGTGATGAATTAAAATGACATAATCAATGCTTATTACTCACTCAGTGACATATCACTGAAACGTTTTGTTGGCAGCGCTTCCAGTTCAGGGTGCTTCTTGGATTGTCCTTTTCTCTTGAACACCTGTTGACAAAATATATCCTGACATTAGAGCCCTCACAATATCTCATAAGCCCACTGGCTGTGGGATAATTAAATCGCAGCCCTAACTTAGAGGCAATTCCAAAACACAAAGCTCCCTACCTTGATCCTGATCTTCGGGATGTTAGGCATTTTGAAAAGGAAACGCCACTTCTTGCTATTCTTTTCCCCTCCTGCAGAGCGAGGCGCCACCTCAGCGTTGCCATCAGCTGGGTTAAGGCTCCTGGTGGGGAATTCATCTGGTTGGACTAACCTGGAAACTAATTCTAGGAGAAGTAGAGACGATACATTAGGCACAGTTGAAGTCAGTAAACTGTACACCATAAGAAACAATCTATTGAGCACGTTACAAAAGATTCCTCTACAGAGTTAAAATGGCAATTTAACTTACCATCCTCTGACTTCACTGTGGGCTTGGACACATCAGTCAGGGTGTCCATCACTGTGTTGGTCATTATCTTAGTGACCTGATCCATCGTCTGCCTTACTCCGGTGGAAACGAGTGACACATTTAAACACTGCCCCAGGAGAGTCCTAACAGAATTTTCGGCAAAGCTGTAGGCGAGCTCAGAGGCATCATTCCTTGACAGCTTTTTCAGGGCTGGCTTTGGCAATGCCGGTTCAGAGAAGCTCCTGTGGCCAGCCATGGATTGAAGTTGCCGGCTTATTGTGATCTCCTGAATGAGACCATGGACCTTTGTGATGAGGTCGTCTGACACACCTTGAATGGTTTCAATGGAGACGAGCCTCTCAAGGTTTTCCTCTGCTGAAGTCTTCCTTGATTCGTCCGTCACCAGCGTTTCCATTATAGTTTGCAATATAATGTTGGTGTCAGATATGGATGTTGGTATCAGACATGATGGTTGACATACAAGCTCTGCAGGGGAAGAATCCTGGTTCCTCTCATGAGTTGACAAGTATTTTGTCAAGGATTGCTTAGACAGTGATTCTGGCACATCTATTGTGATCAAGCTGTGGGACGCTGTCCCCTTTATCTCATCTGCAGTCAACTGGTCAAGGCTCTCAAGAAGAGAGTCCAACATGTCAGTTGTCTTCTTTCCAACAGATGAATTATTCGAGGCAACCACTCTGCACTTGATCACATTTAGGATCTGGCTGAGGGTGTTCTTAGCAGATTTGGTGAAACTCTGCTTAGTGACTGGCACTGTTGAGTCTTGGAGAGCCAAAAGTGGTTGGCAACTTTCACTCAAGAGAGAAAAATCTCCTTTCAAACTGTGATCACTCAACACTGACATGCTCTTGGTGGGTGTCAATGTGAAGGTGTCAAAGTCTTGATTTTCTGTTGACGCGTCACCCTGAGACGCAAGGGATTTAGACCTTTCAACATTGGCTAAACTGTCTTTTGTCAACATCTTCTCACTCCTGACAGATTGAGGTCGCTCCGGGTCATGAGCAGTGTCAGAGGCCTCAAAGTATCCATGTTTCTCCACAGGTATGGAATCCACCATATCTTTGGTTTTGGAGGCTGGCACTGAGGACATGGAGAAGAAGACCTTCAGCCTATCCCTCACTCGGTAGTAGATGTTGTGAGCCACATCCAGGAACTCATCAAAAACTATTTTAGGTATGAGGTGGGACTCTGTatccatggtctctctctctaggtcttcCACAATAATGTTCACAATGTCCGAAGCTGCTGCAAACAGGTGTTGTGAATAGGTAGCAGGCATATTCAGTAGCTCCAAATGGTTTGCCTTGCGAGCAATGAAAACAATTGCAGCTCCAAAGATGGCCTCACTCACGATTTGGTTAGCCTTTGTGTGGAACTCCATACTTAGAATACTCCGGATGGAAATATTAGAGGTCCTGCTGCTGCTGACTGCACTTTGTGGCTGTGTGAGCGAGGAAATCTCACCTGAAATGGGGAGGTCCTCCAACTTTGAGATGAGAGCATCCAACTTCTGGCTGAACTCCAAGAACACATTTAATGTCCTCCCTCCAACGGAAGAAGAACAGTCTTCCTTAGAAGCCTCAACCTTCAGAACTGAGGCAACCTTTTTGATGACCTCTTTAGTGCATGTGTTGAGGGTTGTCTGGTTGTCTGAGATATCACTCAGAGACCTGAAGGACATACCTGAACTGTTAATACTGGTCTTTTGCACAGGAGATACCTCCAAACAGGCCTCAGTTGGGAGTGGTCCAGTTGCAGAGAGCTTGGTATTCAGAGGGACGTCTTTTTCCTCAGTGAGATGGTGTAAACTGAACCACTTATTTAGTTTGTCCAGCACATTGGTGTACAGGTTTCGTGAACTTGAATGTACTTCCACCCAGAACTTTTTGCGACCAGATTTTGTGGCTGCTGAGACCTTATTTGCCTCAAATGCCTCATGCAAGTCTCCTAATACGCCATCAAAAAGATCAACCGATGCCGCTGCAATACTTTCAGGGGAAATATGGGCAGATAAGATTTCCTCTAATCTATTAGTGTCGCTTGAAGGGGTTTTGTTCAGATTGGCAAATGTCACATCTTCCTCCTTAAGGCCCTGAATGATGTGAGAAACATCTATGTCCTCAAGACTCTGTGACAGAGAAGATACCAGGTCTCTGGCAGCAAGGTTACCCTGGGAGCCGGCCTCTGTGGCTGGGTTGAGACTCATCTCAATCTCAAGCTCATTTTGAATTGCTTGGCAGGCAGTTGCCACAGCAAACACTGAGTGAGAGCACAAGAACTTCAAGTCAGAGTCTGAGATGGGCAGAGATGGTGAGTCGTGAGTCATGGACATGGCCTCCAGACTGCTCTCAGAAACAAAGGGCTGGAGTTTTACGGAGACTTGTCTGACCATCTCCCCAGCAAGACCGCTGATGTCTATTGATGAGCTGGAGCCGGTGCTCTGTggatttaaatgtgtttggctgtCCAAAAGTCCAAGATGATAAAGAACATCACCAAacacaacatccacaacatcattCGACAATGCTGTAATTCTGTTGCTAGACAGGAACTTAGCTGGATGCACGTCGTATGAGGTCCAATCACAAAGGGATTCTTTGGATGAGCACATGGACAGGCTCTGGATTGTTGGAGTTGCTGATATGCAGCTTTCATTGGTAGACTCGCCATAGAGTTGTGACATTTTAATTTGAACGGCTTTCACGATCTTGCCCTTGGAGATATTCAACAAGTGGTCTCTGATTGACTGCCTGGAGGACTGTCTACTTGCAGATATTTGAACTACCATGCTTTGAATTTCAGCAGAAACCGCAGTAAGGAAGTAACTCAAAGGGGTGGTCCGTTCCTGCTCAGTTCTTCCATTGTCTTTAGTCCTGAGGATACTATTAATGATGGTGACTATTACCTGTCCAGCCAGAGGACCCAATATGGCTTCAAGCTCCCCTTCTAATTCAAGCGGAGACTTGTTGGACTGGCGACTGCTGGACTTGCTTCCGTGCGCAATATGCGCCATGGCGTGGGCATACATTGATGCAATTGCCATGCTCAGCATCTCTTGAGCAAACCGAATGCTTGCTGAGTTGCTGCCATGACCTTCAGTTCCCTGATCACAACCCACATGTAGCATTAGCTGAGCTAGCCTGGAGTTGATGACTTTCATCACCACCTCCACAATTTCCATTACCAACCGGGTGTCTGCAGAGACGATGATGGGCATGATCTTCCTCTGCCTACTTCGGCTGGACGGCAGTACAATCTCACTCAGCGACCTACATGCTCCACTGTGGACCATTTGATTGAAAACACAGCTCTGAGACAGGCCAAACACAGACCTGAGTGGTTCTGAGCAGGGTCTGTCCTTCACCTCTCTATTGTCCCCCTCAGGTGTAGAGAGATATGTGAACTCTCCAGGGATCAAGTCTTCATCGTCCTCTTCACTCAGCAAAGAGGTCATGGACCTAGAGAATGCACACAACAGAGACATAGTAACAAAAATGTCCATGGCGTTTTGGACTCAACCTCATTATTATTACTACTGAAAAGGGAGTAAACCAATAAACATTTTAGAGCGCTTGTATCCATCTAAGCAGTATCTCTCACTAAGTGGGGCTGGTTATTGGTACACATGGTGAGGGGTATGGGAGTAATGTGTGAGGGTAGAACTTCTTGGAGGGAAGTGGATAGTGGTGCTTACCTGTGAGTGGAGGGGAAAAGTGTGGGTGTCCGCATGCTACAGGAAGTTTTAGAGCTGGTGCTCCTGCTGGGGCCTTGAGTAC
Proteins encoded in this region:
- the LOC109897338 gene encoding uncharacterized protein LOC109897338, with the protein product MQDEVRYETDQPDTGSLAQFFADQEIASPTQSIAAEPDAEMQEADLKSADPTQSLEAEIESEMQADLETAGPSHVQEPHQTSLLNSGDLELEDTDVTFTTTPTAPQAAKSQDSLVRLQRSSPDLSTFVQDMTDKHWNLLSENMRAKLTRDEFTAKCMDIVTWVKKIKSTVVVPALDLTMQIELTELPGSPGSGSEEAVTSLSRTVRLSCTQGPSRSTSSKTSCSMRTPTLFPSTHRSMTSLLSEEDDEDLIPGEFTYLSTPEGDNREVKDRPCSEPLRSVFGLSQSCVFNQMVHSGACRSLSEIVLPSSRSRQRKIMPIIVSADTRLVMEIVEVVMKVINSRLAQLMLHVGCDQGTEGHGSNSASIRFAQEMLSMAIASMYAHAMAHIAHGSKSSSRQSNKSPLELEGELEAILGPLAGQVIVTIINSILRTKDNGRTEQERTTPLSYFLTAVSAEIQSMVVQISASRQSSRQSIRDHLLNISKGKIVKAVQIKMSQLYGESTNESCISATPTIQSLSMCSSKESLCDWTSYDVHPAKFLSSNRITALSNDVVDVVFGDVLYHLGLLDSQTHLNPQSTGSSSSIDISGLAGEMVRQVSVKLQPFVSESSLEAMSMTHDSPSLPISDSDLKFLCSHSVFAVATACQAIQNELEIEMSLNPATEAGSQGNLAARDLVSSLSQSLEDIDVSHIIQGLKEEDVTFANLNKTPSSDTNRLEEILSAHISPESIAAASVDLFDGVLGDLHEAFEANKVSAATKSGRKKFWVEVHSSSRNLYTNVLDKLNKWFSLHHLTEEKDVPLNTKLSATGPLPTEACLEVSPVQKTSINSSGMSFRSLSDISDNQTTLNTCTKEVIKKVASVLKVEASKEDCSSSVGGRTLNVFLEFSQKLDALISKLEDLPISGEISSLTQPQSAVSSSRTSNISIRSILSMEFHTKANQIVSEAIFGAAIVFIARKANHLELLNMPATYSQHLFAAASDIVNIIVEDLERETMDTESHLIPKIVFDEFLDVAHNIYYRVRDRLKVFFSMSSVPASKTKDMVDSIPVEKHGYFEASDTAHDPERPQSVRSEKMLTKDSLANVERSKSLASQGDASTENQDFDTFTLTPTKSMSVLSDHSLKGDFSLLSESCQPLLALQDSTVPVTKQSFTKSAKNTLSQILNVIKCRVVASNNSSVGKKTTDMLDSLLESLDQLTADEIKGTASHSLITIDVPESLSKQSLTKYLSTHERNQDSSPAELVCQPSCLIPTSISDTNIILQTIMETLVTDESRKTSAEENLERLVSIETIQGVSDDLITKVHGLIQEITISRQLQSMAGHRSFSEPALPKPALKKLSRNDASELAYSFAENSVRTLLGQCLNVSLVSTGVRQTMDQVTKIMTNTVMDTLTDVSKPTVKSEDELVSRLVQPDEFPTRSLNPADGNAEVAPRSAGGEKNSKKWRFLFKMPNIPKIRIKVFKRKGQSKKHPELEALPTKRFSDMSLKVPSASPPTEDLIPAPTAQDPQSRKCPFLVRVFRALSRAITSPFRGASGKKH